A genomic segment from Aegilops tauschii subsp. strangulata cultivar AL8/78 chromosome 1, Aet v6.0, whole genome shotgun sequence encodes:
- the LOC109745902 gene encoding uncharacterized protein isoform X3, translating to MSSSTDAMASPCSHDQFDEPDRERVLNYVFQAASDDELSIFKELVMIILDNGRGRPKEAIEELRVEDVGQLEGFSALHIAASKGSLGVCRYLVEELLVDVDLVDKEGRTPLLFATYHNGGTAEYLLDHGANQDKADHDGSSLLHYAAELGNCEMVELLLAKGAYVDPVSAYGTPLHVAAGKGHYGAMKILLDHNADYNKMVNGVTPLIVATDAKSMKCIKLLVKGPMLKREIVTSGLISRGSNSLKNKDYVVAAKLYSKAMVLDPDDAVLFSDRSLCWLQLGDGKKALLDANRCRKMRPHWPKACHRQGEARMLLKDYEGASEQFLDGLKLDPVDTDIEAALREAMKSLKTSRSMKAN from the exons ATGTCCTCCTCTACCGACGCCATGGCGTCGCCTTGCTCCCATGATCAATTCGACG AACCAGACCGTGAGAGGGTGCTGAACTACGTTTTCCAGGCGGCCTCCGACGACGAGCTCTCCATCTTCAAGG AGCTGGTCATGATAATACTGGACAATGGCAGGGGCCGCCCCAAGGAAGCGATTGAGGAATTGAGGGTGGAAGATGTCGGGCAGCTTGAAGGTTTCAGTGCGCTGCACATTGCGGCCAGTAAAGGGAGTCTGGGGGTGTGCAGGTACCTCGTCGAGGAGCTGCTGGTAGATGTGGATCTGGTCGACAAGGAAG GTAGAACACCTCTCTTGTTTGCAACATACCACAATGGGGGTACTGCCGAATATCTTCTTGATCATGGCGCTAATCAAGACAAAGCTGATCACGATGGGTCTTCCCTGTTACATTATGCCGCTGAATTAG GCAATTGTGAAATGGTAGAGCTTTTGCTTGCAAAAGGAGCTTATGTTGACCCGGTATCTGCTTATGGAACACCACTTCATGTTGCTGCTGGTAAAGGGCATTATGGTGCTATGAAGATTTTACTGGACCACAATGCAGAT TACAACAAGATGGTAAATGGCGTGACACCTCTTATTGTTGCTACAGATGCCAAGTCAATGAAATGTATCAAGCTCCTAGTTAAG GGGCCTATGCTTAAACGGGAAATCGTGACATCAGGGCTTATATCACGAGGGAGCAACTCTTTAAAGAACAAGGATTATGTTGTCGCAGCAAAATTGTACAGTAAG GCAATGGTGCTTGATCCTGATGATGCAGTCTTGTTCTCAGACAGGAGCCTTTGTTGGCTTCAACTGGGTGATGGAAAAAAGGCTTTGCTAGATGCTAATAGATGCAGAAAAATGCGGCCTCACTGGCCAAAAGCTTGTCACCGGCAGGGTGAAGCTCGGATGCTACTGAAG GACTACGAGGGCGCAAGTGAACAGTTCTTGGATGGACTCAAGCTGGACCCAGTGGACACTGATATCGAGGCTGCATTACG GGAAGCTATGAAGTCCCTGAAGACGTCTCGGAGCATGAAAGCCAATTGA
- the LOC109745902 gene encoding uncharacterized protein isoform X1: MSSSTDAMASPCSHDQFDEPDRERVLNYVFQAASDDELSIFKELVMIILDNGRGRPKEAIEELRVEDVGQLEGFSALHIAASKGSLGVCRYLVEELLVDVDLVDKEGRTPLLFATYHNGGTAEYLLDHGANQDKADHDGSSLLHYAAELGNCEMVELLLAKGAYVDPVSAYGTPLHVAAGKGHYGAMKILLDHNADYNKMVNGVTPLIVATDAKSMKCIKLLVKAGANLKEAAAYTTLHAEKVVSDYFLNCIMEDVDANRDVPFYQGPMLKREIVTSGLISRGSNSLKNKDYVVAAKLYSKAMVLDPDDAVLFSDRSLCWLQLGDGKKALLDANRCRKMRPHWPKACHRQGEARMLLKDYEGASEQFLDGLKLDPVDTDIEAALREAMKSLKTSRSMKAN, encoded by the exons ATGTCCTCCTCTACCGACGCCATGGCGTCGCCTTGCTCCCATGATCAATTCGACG AACCAGACCGTGAGAGGGTGCTGAACTACGTTTTCCAGGCGGCCTCCGACGACGAGCTCTCCATCTTCAAGG AGCTGGTCATGATAATACTGGACAATGGCAGGGGCCGCCCCAAGGAAGCGATTGAGGAATTGAGGGTGGAAGATGTCGGGCAGCTTGAAGGTTTCAGTGCGCTGCACATTGCGGCCAGTAAAGGGAGTCTGGGGGTGTGCAGGTACCTCGTCGAGGAGCTGCTGGTAGATGTGGATCTGGTCGACAAGGAAG GTAGAACACCTCTCTTGTTTGCAACATACCACAATGGGGGTACTGCCGAATATCTTCTTGATCATGGCGCTAATCAAGACAAAGCTGATCACGATGGGTCTTCCCTGTTACATTATGCCGCTGAATTAG GCAATTGTGAAATGGTAGAGCTTTTGCTTGCAAAAGGAGCTTATGTTGACCCGGTATCTGCTTATGGAACACCACTTCATGTTGCTGCTGGTAAAGGGCATTATGGTGCTATGAAGATTTTACTGGACCACAATGCAGAT TACAACAAGATGGTAAATGGCGTGACACCTCTTATTGTTGCTACAGATGCCAAGTCAATGAAATGTATCAAGCTCCTAGTTAAG GCTGGTGCCAATCTCAAGGAAGCTGCAGCATATACAACTCTCCACGCGGAAAAAGTGGTTTCAGATTACTTTCTCAATTGCATAATGGAGGACGTTGATGCCAACCGTGATGTTCCTTTTTAT CAGGGGCCTATGCTTAAACGGGAAATCGTGACATCAGGGCTTATATCACGAGGGAGCAACTCTTTAAAGAACAAGGATTATGTTGTCGCAGCAAAATTGTACAGTAAG GCAATGGTGCTTGATCCTGATGATGCAGTCTTGTTCTCAGACAGGAGCCTTTGTTGGCTTCAACTGGGTGATGGAAAAAAGGCTTTGCTAGATGCTAATAGATGCAGAAAAATGCGGCCTCACTGGCCAAAAGCTTGTCACCGGCAGGGTGAAGCTCGGATGCTACTGAAG GACTACGAGGGCGCAAGTGAACAGTTCTTGGATGGACTCAAGCTGGACCCAGTGGACACTGATATCGAGGCTGCATTACG GGAAGCTATGAAGTCCCTGAAGACGTCTCGGAGCATGAAAGCCAATTGA
- the LOC109745902 gene encoding uncharacterized protein isoform X4 produces MCQFHLTNTLSSIMKILLHIISNSMGLLCVSWGAISKFHALREDRAVLGNFCGRTPLLFATYHNGGTAEYLLDHGANQDKADHDGSSLLHYAAELGNCEMVELLLAKGAYVDPVSAYGTPLHVAAGKGHYGAMKILLDHNADYNKMVNGVTPLIVATDAKSMKCIKLLVKAGANLKEAAAYTTLHAEKVVSDYFLNCIMEDVDANRDVPFYQGPMLKREIVTSGLISRGSNSLKNKDYVVAAKLYSKAMVLDPDDAVLFSDRSLCWLQLGDGKKALLDANRCRKMRPHWPKACHRQGEARMLLKDYEGASEQFLDGLKLDPVDTDIEAALREAMKSLKTSRSMKAN; encoded by the exons ATGTGTCAGTTCCATTTAACCAATACTCTCTCGAGCATTATGAAAATCCTGCTTCATATTATATCTAATTCGATGGGTCTACTTTGTGTGTCTTGGGGAGCCATATCTAAATTCCATGCTCTCAGAGAAGACAGAGCAGTGTTAGGAAACTTCTGTG GTAGAACACCTCTCTTGTTTGCAACATACCACAATGGGGGTACTGCCGAATATCTTCTTGATCATGGCGCTAATCAAGACAAAGCTGATCACGATGGGTCTTCCCTGTTACATTATGCCGCTGAATTAG GCAATTGTGAAATGGTAGAGCTTTTGCTTGCAAAAGGAGCTTATGTTGACCCGGTATCTGCTTATGGAACACCACTTCATGTTGCTGCTGGTAAAGGGCATTATGGTGCTATGAAGATTTTACTGGACCACAATGCAGAT TACAACAAGATGGTAAATGGCGTGACACCTCTTATTGTTGCTACAGATGCCAAGTCAATGAAATGTATCAAGCTCCTAGTTAAG GCTGGTGCCAATCTCAAGGAAGCTGCAGCATATACAACTCTCCACGCGGAAAAAGTGGTTTCAGATTACTTTCTCAATTGCATAATGGAGGACGTTGATGCCAACCGTGATGTTCCTTTTTAT CAGGGGCCTATGCTTAAACGGGAAATCGTGACATCAGGGCTTATATCACGAGGGAGCAACTCTTTAAAGAACAAGGATTATGTTGTCGCAGCAAAATTGTACAGTAAG GCAATGGTGCTTGATCCTGATGATGCAGTCTTGTTCTCAGACAGGAGCCTTTGTTGGCTTCAACTGGGTGATGGAAAAAAGGCTTTGCTAGATGCTAATAGATGCAGAAAAATGCGGCCTCACTGGCCAAAAGCTTGTCACCGGCAGGGTGAAGCTCGGATGCTACTGAAG GACTACGAGGGCGCAAGTGAACAGTTCTTGGATGGACTCAAGCTGGACCCAGTGGACACTGATATCGAGGCTGCATTACG GGAAGCTATGAAGTCCCTGAAGACGTCTCGGAGCATGAAAGCCAATTGA
- the LOC109745902 gene encoding uncharacterized protein isoform X5 — MCQFHLTNTLSSIMKILLHIISNSMGLLCVSWGAISKFHALREDRAVLGNFCGRTPLLFATYHNGGTAEYLLDHGANQDKADHDGSSLLHYAAELGNCEMVELLLAKGAYVDPVSAYGTPLHVAAGKGHYGAMKILLDHNADYNKMVNGVTPLIVATDAKSMKCIKLLVKAGANLKEAAAYTTLHAEKVVSDYFLNCIMEDVDANRDVPFYGPMLKREIVTSGLISRGSNSLKNKDYVVAAKLYSKAMVLDPDDAVLFSDRSLCWLQLGDGKKALLDANRCRKMRPHWPKACHRQGEARMLLKDYEGASEQFLDGLKLDPVDTDIEAALREAMKSLKTSRSMKAN, encoded by the exons ATGTGTCAGTTCCATTTAACCAATACTCTCTCGAGCATTATGAAAATCCTGCTTCATATTATATCTAATTCGATGGGTCTACTTTGTGTGTCTTGGGGAGCCATATCTAAATTCCATGCTCTCAGAGAAGACAGAGCAGTGTTAGGAAACTTCTGTG GTAGAACACCTCTCTTGTTTGCAACATACCACAATGGGGGTACTGCCGAATATCTTCTTGATCATGGCGCTAATCAAGACAAAGCTGATCACGATGGGTCTTCCCTGTTACATTATGCCGCTGAATTAG GCAATTGTGAAATGGTAGAGCTTTTGCTTGCAAAAGGAGCTTATGTTGACCCGGTATCTGCTTATGGAACACCACTTCATGTTGCTGCTGGTAAAGGGCATTATGGTGCTATGAAGATTTTACTGGACCACAATGCAGAT TACAACAAGATGGTAAATGGCGTGACACCTCTTATTGTTGCTACAGATGCCAAGTCAATGAAATGTATCAAGCTCCTAGTTAAG GCTGGTGCCAATCTCAAGGAAGCTGCAGCATATACAACTCTCCACGCGGAAAAAGTGGTTTCAGATTACTTTCTCAATTGCATAATGGAGGACGTTGATGCCAACCGTGATGTTCCTTTTTAT GGGCCTATGCTTAAACGGGAAATCGTGACATCAGGGCTTATATCACGAGGGAGCAACTCTTTAAAGAACAAGGATTATGTTGTCGCAGCAAAATTGTACAGTAAG GCAATGGTGCTTGATCCTGATGATGCAGTCTTGTTCTCAGACAGGAGCCTTTGTTGGCTTCAACTGGGTGATGGAAAAAAGGCTTTGCTAGATGCTAATAGATGCAGAAAAATGCGGCCTCACTGGCCAAAAGCTTGTCACCGGCAGGGTGAAGCTCGGATGCTACTGAAG GACTACGAGGGCGCAAGTGAACAGTTCTTGGATGGACTCAAGCTGGACCCAGTGGACACTGATATCGAGGCTGCATTACG GGAAGCTATGAAGTCCCTGAAGACGTCTCGGAGCATGAAAGCCAATTGA
- the LOC109745902 gene encoding uncharacterized protein isoform X2 codes for MSSSTDAMASPCSHDQFDEPDRERVLNYVFQAASDDELSIFKELVMIILDNGRGRPKEAIEELRVEDVGQLEGFSALHIAASKGSLGVCRYLVEELLVDVDLVDKEGRTPLLFATYHNGGTAEYLLDHGANQDKADHDGSSLLHYAAELGNCEMVELLLAKGAYVDPVSAYGTPLHVAAGKGHYGAMKILLDHNADYNKMVNGVTPLIVATDAKSMKCIKLLVKAGANLKEAAAYTTLHAEKVVSDYFLNCIMEDVDANRDVPFYGPMLKREIVTSGLISRGSNSLKNKDYVVAAKLYSKAMVLDPDDAVLFSDRSLCWLQLGDGKKALLDANRCRKMRPHWPKACHRQGEARMLLKDYEGASEQFLDGLKLDPVDTDIEAALREAMKSLKTSRSMKAN; via the exons ATGTCCTCCTCTACCGACGCCATGGCGTCGCCTTGCTCCCATGATCAATTCGACG AACCAGACCGTGAGAGGGTGCTGAACTACGTTTTCCAGGCGGCCTCCGACGACGAGCTCTCCATCTTCAAGG AGCTGGTCATGATAATACTGGACAATGGCAGGGGCCGCCCCAAGGAAGCGATTGAGGAATTGAGGGTGGAAGATGTCGGGCAGCTTGAAGGTTTCAGTGCGCTGCACATTGCGGCCAGTAAAGGGAGTCTGGGGGTGTGCAGGTACCTCGTCGAGGAGCTGCTGGTAGATGTGGATCTGGTCGACAAGGAAG GTAGAACACCTCTCTTGTTTGCAACATACCACAATGGGGGTACTGCCGAATATCTTCTTGATCATGGCGCTAATCAAGACAAAGCTGATCACGATGGGTCTTCCCTGTTACATTATGCCGCTGAATTAG GCAATTGTGAAATGGTAGAGCTTTTGCTTGCAAAAGGAGCTTATGTTGACCCGGTATCTGCTTATGGAACACCACTTCATGTTGCTGCTGGTAAAGGGCATTATGGTGCTATGAAGATTTTACTGGACCACAATGCAGAT TACAACAAGATGGTAAATGGCGTGACACCTCTTATTGTTGCTACAGATGCCAAGTCAATGAAATGTATCAAGCTCCTAGTTAAG GCTGGTGCCAATCTCAAGGAAGCTGCAGCATATACAACTCTCCACGCGGAAAAAGTGGTTTCAGATTACTTTCTCAATTGCATAATGGAGGACGTTGATGCCAACCGTGATGTTCCTTTTTAT GGGCCTATGCTTAAACGGGAAATCGTGACATCAGGGCTTATATCACGAGGGAGCAACTCTTTAAAGAACAAGGATTATGTTGTCGCAGCAAAATTGTACAGTAAG GCAATGGTGCTTGATCCTGATGATGCAGTCTTGTTCTCAGACAGGAGCCTTTGTTGGCTTCAACTGGGTGATGGAAAAAAGGCTTTGCTAGATGCTAATAGATGCAGAAAAATGCGGCCTCACTGGCCAAAAGCTTGTCACCGGCAGGGTGAAGCTCGGATGCTACTGAAG GACTACGAGGGCGCAAGTGAACAGTTCTTGGATGGACTCAAGCTGGACCCAGTGGACACTGATATCGAGGCTGCATTACG GGAAGCTATGAAGTCCCTGAAGACGTCTCGGAGCATGAAAGCCAATTGA